A single region of the Malus sylvestris chromosome 8, drMalSylv7.2, whole genome shotgun sequence genome encodes:
- the LOC126632855 gene encoding general transcription and DNA repair factor IIH subunit TFB1-1-like isoform X2, translated as MSSSSSSSSRRVVKRAQYKDAARLKNPGIPGVLTMVENKFVFKPNDPTSTQTLDVKFRHIKGHKNTKEGSKQAPLLNLSSSREVKSYIFEFQSFPDLHECRDFVANALSKASEAAKTGPKKDGVTLPDEQLSAAEMELRMKLLQEDSELQKLHMQFVISGVLTESEFWATRKKLLDGESRTKPKQRVGFKNSMILDTKPTSDGRMNKVTFNFTPEIKYQIFALKPAVHQAFLELVPSKMTAKDFWTKYFRAEFLHSTKNAAAIAAEAAEDEELAIFLKEDEILAREARQKLTKGMIIHIFLIMGSFVMVARTSLNYRMSNTGGLYHKTLTDGDLEDPNNVAEALMRSRQEPDESAVQERLDRITRMNEIDDLREPRDHRVAQLCIKDPRDYFDTQQANALKALDDSRIGTEQKKCSMTTEEAYGSLKESISKIKSIGLKNSTVAPEIALMVLNGLTQNISSTKYQLGKNPRESILDSLPNKTKEELLHHSMSIQELLRHFWSTYPITTAYLSTKVGKLKDAMSQIYRQLEEIKESDFRHQVSLLVRPMHQALDAAFQHYESDLQKRAATVARMPNGNA; from the exons atgtctTCTTCATCGTCCTCGTCGTCGAGGCGAGTGGTGAAGCGTGCACAATACAAGGATGCAGCAAGATTAAAGAACCCTGGCATTCCCGGCGTTTTAACTATG GTTGAGAACAAGTTTGTGTTCAAGCCAAACGATCCCACGTCTACCCAAACCCTTGATGTGAAGTTTAGACATATTAAAG GTCACAAAAACACTAAGGAGGGATCCAAGCAAGCACCTTTGCTTAATCTCAGCAGCAGTCGTGAG GTTAAAAGTTACATTTTTGAGTTTCAAAGTTTTCCCGATCTTCATGAATGCCGTGATTTTGTAG CCAATGCCCTATCTAAGGCTTCAGAAGCTGCAAAAACTGGTCCTAAAAAAGATGGAGTTACATTGCCTGATGAACAACTCAGTGCAGCGGAAATGGAGCTCCGTATGAAGCTATTGCAAGAAGACAG TGAACTGCAGAAACTTCATATGCAGTTTGTAATCAGTGGTGTTTTGACAGAATCTGAGTTCTGGGCAACTAGGAAG AAGTTGCTTGATGGAGAGAGCCGTACAAAGCCAAAACAACGggttggttttaaaaattcaatgaTTTTGGACACCAAACCTACAAGTGACGGTCGG ATGAACAAGGTTACGTTTAATTTCACTCCAGAGATTAAATATCAG ATCTTTGCTCTCAAACCGGCTGTTCACCAGGCATTTCTTGAACTAGTGCCCAGTAAG ATGACAGCAAAAGACTTCTGGACAAAATATTTCAGAGCTGAATTCCTTCACAGTACAAAGAATGCTGCTGCAATTGCGGCAGAAGCTGCTGAGGATGAGGAACTGGCAATTTTTTTAAAGGAGGATGAAATATTGGCAAGGGAAGCTCGTCAGAAG CTGACCAAGGGGATGATTATACACATCTTCCT GATCATGGGATCTTTCGTGATGGTAGCAAGGACATCACTGAACTACAGAATGAGCAATACAGGAGGACTTTATCACAAGACCTTAACAG ATGGGGATTTAGAAGATCCAAATAATGTTGCAGAGGCACTTATGCGGTCAAGACAGG AGCCTGATGAGAGTGCTGTGCAGGAGAGACTTGATAGGATTACTCGGATGAATGAGATAGATGACCTTCGAGAACCTCGCGATCATCGTGTTGCTCAATTATGTATTAAG GATCCTCGAGACTACTTTGACACGCAACAAGCTAATGCACTTAAAGCTTTGGATGACTCACGAATAGGAACGGAACAAAAAAAATGCAGCATGACTACTGAGGAAGCATATGGCTCCTTGAAGGAGTCTATATCTAAAATTAAGAGCATTGGATTGAAAAATTCCACTGTTGCACCAGAAATTGCTCTTATG GTTCTTAATGGACTGACTCAGAATATTTCTAGTACCAAGTATCAACTCGGAAAGAATCCTCGGGAGAGTATTCTGGACAGTTTGCCAAACAAAACGAAAGAGGAACTGCTGCAT CATTCGATGTCCATTCAAGAATTACTGCGGCATTTTTGGTCTACATATCCAATTACAACAGCTTATCTTTCTACAAAG GTAGGCAAACTGAAGGATGCCATGTCACAAATCTATCGACAGCTAGAG GAGATAAAGGAATCAGACTTCCGGCACCAGGTTTCTCTCCTTGTTCGGCCAATGCATCAG GCACTTGATGCGGCTTTTCAACATTACGAATCTGACTTACAGAAAAGAGCTGCAACTGTTGCAAGGATGCCGAATGGAAATGCATAG
- the LOC126632855 gene encoding general transcription and DNA repair factor IIH subunit TFB1-1-like isoform X5, whose translation MSSSSSSSSRRVVKRAQYKDAARLKNPGIPGVLTMVENKFVFKPNDPTSTQTLDVKFRHIKGHKNTKEGSKQAPLLNLSSSREVKSYIFEFQSFPDLHECRDFVANALSKASEAAKTGPKKDGVTLPDEQLSAAEMELRMKLLQEDSELQKLHMQFVISGVLTESEFWATRKKLLDGESRTKPKQRVGFKNSMILDTKPTSDGRMNKVTFNFTPEIKYQIFALKPAVHQAFLELVPSKMTAKDFWTKYFRAEFLHSTKNAAAIAAEAAEDEELAIFLKEDEILAREARQKIRQVDPTLDMEADQGDDYTHLPDHGIFRDGSKDITELQNEQYRRTLSQDLNRQGAVVLQGRTVDGDLEDPNNVAEALMRSRQEPDESAVQERLDRITRMNEIDDLREPRDHRVAQLCIKDPRDYFDTQQANALKALDDSRIGTEQKKCSMTTEEAYGSLKESISKIKSIGLKNSTVAPEIALMVLNGLTQNISSTKYQLGKNPRESILDSLPNKTKEELLHHSMSIQELLRHFWSTYPITTAYLSTKVGKLKDAMSQIYRQLEKC comes from the exons atgtctTCTTCATCGTCCTCGTCGTCGAGGCGAGTGGTGAAGCGTGCACAATACAAGGATGCAGCAAGATTAAAGAACCCTGGCATTCCCGGCGTTTTAACTATG GTTGAGAACAAGTTTGTGTTCAAGCCAAACGATCCCACGTCTACCCAAACCCTTGATGTGAAGTTTAGACATATTAAAG GTCACAAAAACACTAAGGAGGGATCCAAGCAAGCACCTTTGCTTAATCTCAGCAGCAGTCGTGAG GTTAAAAGTTACATTTTTGAGTTTCAAAGTTTTCCCGATCTTCATGAATGCCGTGATTTTGTAG CCAATGCCCTATCTAAGGCTTCAGAAGCTGCAAAAACTGGTCCTAAAAAAGATGGAGTTACATTGCCTGATGAACAACTCAGTGCAGCGGAAATGGAGCTCCGTATGAAGCTATTGCAAGAAGACAG TGAACTGCAGAAACTTCATATGCAGTTTGTAATCAGTGGTGTTTTGACAGAATCTGAGTTCTGGGCAACTAGGAAG AAGTTGCTTGATGGAGAGAGCCGTACAAAGCCAAAACAACGggttggttttaaaaattcaatgaTTTTGGACACCAAACCTACAAGTGACGGTCGG ATGAACAAGGTTACGTTTAATTTCACTCCAGAGATTAAATATCAG ATCTTTGCTCTCAAACCGGCTGTTCACCAGGCATTTCTTGAACTAGTGCCCAGTAAG ATGACAGCAAAAGACTTCTGGACAAAATATTTCAGAGCTGAATTCCTTCACAGTACAAAGAATGCTGCTGCAATTGCGGCAGAAGCTGCTGAGGATGAGGAACTGGCAATTTTTTTAAAGGAGGATGAAATATTGGCAAGGGAAGCTCGTCAGAAG ATTCGACAGGTTGATCCAACTTTGGATATGGAAGCTGACCAAGGGGATGATTATACACATCTTCCT GATCATGGGATCTTTCGTGATGGTAGCAAGGACATCACTGAACTACAGAATGAGCAATACAGGAGGACTTTATCACAAGACCTTAACAGGCAAGGGGCTGTTGTTCTTCAAGGCAGAACTGTTG ATGGGGATTTAGAAGATCCAAATAATGTTGCAGAGGCACTTATGCGGTCAAGACAGG AGCCTGATGAGAGTGCTGTGCAGGAGAGACTTGATAGGATTACTCGGATGAATGAGATAGATGACCTTCGAGAACCTCGCGATCATCGTGTTGCTCAATTATGTATTAAG GATCCTCGAGACTACTTTGACACGCAACAAGCTAATGCACTTAAAGCTTTGGATGACTCACGAATAGGAACGGAACAAAAAAAATGCAGCATGACTACTGAGGAAGCATATGGCTCCTTGAAGGAGTCTATATCTAAAATTAAGAGCATTGGATTGAAAAATTCCACTGTTGCACCAGAAATTGCTCTTATG GTTCTTAATGGACTGACTCAGAATATTTCTAGTACCAAGTATCAACTCGGAAAGAATCCTCGGGAGAGTATTCTGGACAGTTTGCCAAACAAAACGAAAGAGGAACTGCTGCAT CATTCGATGTCCATTCAAGAATTACTGCGGCATTTTTGGTCTACATATCCAATTACAACAGCTTATCTTTCTACAAAG GTAGGCAAACTGAAGGATGCCATGTCACAAATCTATCGACAGCTAGAG AAGTGCTGA
- the LOC126632855 gene encoding general transcription and DNA repair factor IIH subunit TFB1-3-like isoform X1, with the protein MSSSSSSSSRRVVKRAQYKDAARLKNPGIPGVLTMVENKFVFKPNDPTSTQTLDVKFRHIKGHKNTKEGSKQAPLLNLSSSREVKSYIFEFQSFPDLHECRDFVANALSKASEAAKTGPKKDGVTLPDEQLSAAEMELRMKLLQEDSELQKLHMQFVISGVLTESEFWATRKKLLDGESRTKPKQRVGFKNSMILDTKPTSDGRMNKVTFNFTPEIKYQIFALKPAVHQAFLELVPSKMTAKDFWTKYFRAEFLHSTKNAAAIAAEAAEDEELAIFLKEDEILAREARQKIRQVDPTLDMEADQGDDYTHLPDHGIFRDGSKDITELQNEQYRRTLSQDLNRQGAVVLQGRTVDGDLEDPNNVAEALMRSRQEPDESAVQERLDRITRMNEIDDLREPRDHRVAQLCIKDPRDYFDTQQANALKALDDSRIGTEQKKCSMTTEEAYGSLKESISKIKSIGLKNSTVAPEIALMVLNGLTQNISSTKYQLGKNPRESILDSLPNKTKEELLHHSMSIQELLRHFWSTYPITTAYLSTKVGKLKDAMSQIYRQLEEIKESDFRHQVSLLVRPMHQALDAAFQHYESDLQKRAATVARMPNGNA; encoded by the exons atgtctTCTTCATCGTCCTCGTCGTCGAGGCGAGTGGTGAAGCGTGCACAATACAAGGATGCAGCAAGATTAAAGAACCCTGGCATTCCCGGCGTTTTAACTATG GTTGAGAACAAGTTTGTGTTCAAGCCAAACGATCCCACGTCTACCCAAACCCTTGATGTGAAGTTTAGACATATTAAAG GTCACAAAAACACTAAGGAGGGATCCAAGCAAGCACCTTTGCTTAATCTCAGCAGCAGTCGTGAG GTTAAAAGTTACATTTTTGAGTTTCAAAGTTTTCCCGATCTTCATGAATGCCGTGATTTTGTAG CCAATGCCCTATCTAAGGCTTCAGAAGCTGCAAAAACTGGTCCTAAAAAAGATGGAGTTACATTGCCTGATGAACAACTCAGTGCAGCGGAAATGGAGCTCCGTATGAAGCTATTGCAAGAAGACAG TGAACTGCAGAAACTTCATATGCAGTTTGTAATCAGTGGTGTTTTGACAGAATCTGAGTTCTGGGCAACTAGGAAG AAGTTGCTTGATGGAGAGAGCCGTACAAAGCCAAAACAACGggttggttttaaaaattcaatgaTTTTGGACACCAAACCTACAAGTGACGGTCGG ATGAACAAGGTTACGTTTAATTTCACTCCAGAGATTAAATATCAG ATCTTTGCTCTCAAACCGGCTGTTCACCAGGCATTTCTTGAACTAGTGCCCAGTAAG ATGACAGCAAAAGACTTCTGGACAAAATATTTCAGAGCTGAATTCCTTCACAGTACAAAGAATGCTGCTGCAATTGCGGCAGAAGCTGCTGAGGATGAGGAACTGGCAATTTTTTTAAAGGAGGATGAAATATTGGCAAGGGAAGCTCGTCAGAAG ATTCGACAGGTTGATCCAACTTTGGATATGGAAGCTGACCAAGGGGATGATTATACACATCTTCCT GATCATGGGATCTTTCGTGATGGTAGCAAGGACATCACTGAACTACAGAATGAGCAATACAGGAGGACTTTATCACAAGACCTTAACAGGCAAGGGGCTGTTGTTCTTCAAGGCAGAACTGTTG ATGGGGATTTAGAAGATCCAAATAATGTTGCAGAGGCACTTATGCGGTCAAGACAGG AGCCTGATGAGAGTGCTGTGCAGGAGAGACTTGATAGGATTACTCGGATGAATGAGATAGATGACCTTCGAGAACCTCGCGATCATCGTGTTGCTCAATTATGTATTAAG GATCCTCGAGACTACTTTGACACGCAACAAGCTAATGCACTTAAAGCTTTGGATGACTCACGAATAGGAACGGAACAAAAAAAATGCAGCATGACTACTGAGGAAGCATATGGCTCCTTGAAGGAGTCTATATCTAAAATTAAGAGCATTGGATTGAAAAATTCCACTGTTGCACCAGAAATTGCTCTTATG GTTCTTAATGGACTGACTCAGAATATTTCTAGTACCAAGTATCAACTCGGAAAGAATCCTCGGGAGAGTATTCTGGACAGTTTGCCAAACAAAACGAAAGAGGAACTGCTGCAT CATTCGATGTCCATTCAAGAATTACTGCGGCATTTTTGGTCTACATATCCAATTACAACAGCTTATCTTTCTACAAAG GTAGGCAAACTGAAGGATGCCATGTCACAAATCTATCGACAGCTAGAG GAGATAAAGGAATCAGACTTCCGGCACCAGGTTTCTCTCCTTGTTCGGCCAATGCATCAG GCACTTGATGCGGCTTTTCAACATTACGAATCTGACTTACAGAAAAGAGCTGCAACTGTTGCAAGGATGCCGAATGGAAATGCATAG
- the LOC126632855 gene encoding general transcription and DNA repair factor IIH subunit TFB1-1-like isoform X4: MSSSSSSSSRRVVKRAQYKDAARLKNPGIPGVLTMVENKFVFKPNDPTSTQTLDVKFRHIKGHKNTKEGSKQAPLLNLSSSREVKSYIFEFQSFPDLHECRDFVANALSKASEAAKTGPKKDGVTLPDEQLSAAEMELRMKLLQEDSELQKLHMQFVISGVLTESEFWATRKKLLDGESRTKPKQRVGFKNSMILDTKPTSDGRMNKVTFNFTPEIKYQIFALKPAVHQAFLELVPSKMTAKDFWTKYFRAEFLHSTKNAAAIAAEAAEDEELAIFLKEDEILAREARQKIRQVDPTLDMEADQGDDYTHLPDHGIFRDGSKDITELQNEQYRRTLSQDLNRQGAVVLQGRTVDGDLEDPNNVAEALMRSRQEPDESAVQERLDRITRMNEIDDLREPRDHRVAQLCIKDPRDYFDTQQANALKALDDSRIGTEQKKCSMTTEEAYGSLKESISKIKSIGLKNSTVAPEIALMVLNGLTQNISSTKYQLGKNPRESILDSLPNKTKEELLHHSMSIQELLRHFWSTYPITTAYLSTKVGKLKDAMSQIYRQLEFNIHLNSAS; the protein is encoded by the exons atgtctTCTTCATCGTCCTCGTCGTCGAGGCGAGTGGTGAAGCGTGCACAATACAAGGATGCAGCAAGATTAAAGAACCCTGGCATTCCCGGCGTTTTAACTATG GTTGAGAACAAGTTTGTGTTCAAGCCAAACGATCCCACGTCTACCCAAACCCTTGATGTGAAGTTTAGACATATTAAAG GTCACAAAAACACTAAGGAGGGATCCAAGCAAGCACCTTTGCTTAATCTCAGCAGCAGTCGTGAG GTTAAAAGTTACATTTTTGAGTTTCAAAGTTTTCCCGATCTTCATGAATGCCGTGATTTTGTAG CCAATGCCCTATCTAAGGCTTCAGAAGCTGCAAAAACTGGTCCTAAAAAAGATGGAGTTACATTGCCTGATGAACAACTCAGTGCAGCGGAAATGGAGCTCCGTATGAAGCTATTGCAAGAAGACAG TGAACTGCAGAAACTTCATATGCAGTTTGTAATCAGTGGTGTTTTGACAGAATCTGAGTTCTGGGCAACTAGGAAG AAGTTGCTTGATGGAGAGAGCCGTACAAAGCCAAAACAACGggttggttttaaaaattcaatgaTTTTGGACACCAAACCTACAAGTGACGGTCGG ATGAACAAGGTTACGTTTAATTTCACTCCAGAGATTAAATATCAG ATCTTTGCTCTCAAACCGGCTGTTCACCAGGCATTTCTTGAACTAGTGCCCAGTAAG ATGACAGCAAAAGACTTCTGGACAAAATATTTCAGAGCTGAATTCCTTCACAGTACAAAGAATGCTGCTGCAATTGCGGCAGAAGCTGCTGAGGATGAGGAACTGGCAATTTTTTTAAAGGAGGATGAAATATTGGCAAGGGAAGCTCGTCAGAAG ATTCGACAGGTTGATCCAACTTTGGATATGGAAGCTGACCAAGGGGATGATTATACACATCTTCCT GATCATGGGATCTTTCGTGATGGTAGCAAGGACATCACTGAACTACAGAATGAGCAATACAGGAGGACTTTATCACAAGACCTTAACAGGCAAGGGGCTGTTGTTCTTCAAGGCAGAACTGTTG ATGGGGATTTAGAAGATCCAAATAATGTTGCAGAGGCACTTATGCGGTCAAGACAGG AGCCTGATGAGAGTGCTGTGCAGGAGAGACTTGATAGGATTACTCGGATGAATGAGATAGATGACCTTCGAGAACCTCGCGATCATCGTGTTGCTCAATTATGTATTAAG GATCCTCGAGACTACTTTGACACGCAACAAGCTAATGCACTTAAAGCTTTGGATGACTCACGAATAGGAACGGAACAAAAAAAATGCAGCATGACTACTGAGGAAGCATATGGCTCCTTGAAGGAGTCTATATCTAAAATTAAGAGCATTGGATTGAAAAATTCCACTGTTGCACCAGAAATTGCTCTTATG GTTCTTAATGGACTGACTCAGAATATTTCTAGTACCAAGTATCAACTCGGAAAGAATCCTCGGGAGAGTATTCTGGACAGTTTGCCAAACAAAACGAAAGAGGAACTGCTGCAT CATTCGATGTCCATTCAAGAATTACTGCGGCATTTTTGGTCTACATATCCAATTACAACAGCTTATCTTTCTACAAAG GTAGGCAAACTGAAGGATGCCATGTCACAAATCTATCGACAGCTAGAG TTCAACATCCACCTTAATTCTGCTTCATGA
- the LOC126632855 gene encoding general transcription and DNA repair factor IIH subunit TFB1-1-like isoform X3, with translation MSSSSSSSSRRVVKRAQYKDAARLKNPGIPGVLTMVTKTLRRDPSKHLCLISAAVVKSYIFEFQSFPDLHECRDFVANALSKASEAAKTGPKKDGVTLPDEQLSAAEMELRMKLLQEDSELQKLHMQFVISGVLTESEFWATRKKLLDGESRTKPKQRVGFKNSMILDTKPTSDGRMNKVTFNFTPEIKYQIFALKPAVHQAFLELVPSKMTAKDFWTKYFRAEFLHSTKNAAAIAAEAAEDEELAIFLKEDEILAREARQKIRQVDPTLDMEADQGDDYTHLPDHGIFRDGSKDITELQNEQYRRTLSQDLNRQGAVVLQGRTVDGDLEDPNNVAEALMRSRQEPDESAVQERLDRITRMNEIDDLREPRDHRVAQLCIKDPRDYFDTQQANALKALDDSRIGTEQKKCSMTTEEAYGSLKESISKIKSIGLKNSTVAPEIALMVLNGLTQNISSTKYQLGKNPRESILDSLPNKTKEELLHHSMSIQELLRHFWSTYPITTAYLSTKVGKLKDAMSQIYRQLEEIKESDFRHQVSLLVRPMHQALDAAFQHYESDLQKRAATVARMPNGNA, from the exons atgtctTCTTCATCGTCCTCGTCGTCGAGGCGAGTGGTGAAGCGTGCACAATACAAGGATGCAGCAAGATTAAAGAACCCTGGCATTCCCGGCGTTTTAACTATG GTCACAAAAACACTAAGGAGGGATCCAAGCAAGCACCTTTGCTTAATCTCAGCAGCAGTC GTTAAAAGTTACATTTTTGAGTTTCAAAGTTTTCCCGATCTTCATGAATGCCGTGATTTTGTAG CCAATGCCCTATCTAAGGCTTCAGAAGCTGCAAAAACTGGTCCTAAAAAAGATGGAGTTACATTGCCTGATGAACAACTCAGTGCAGCGGAAATGGAGCTCCGTATGAAGCTATTGCAAGAAGACAG TGAACTGCAGAAACTTCATATGCAGTTTGTAATCAGTGGTGTTTTGACAGAATCTGAGTTCTGGGCAACTAGGAAG AAGTTGCTTGATGGAGAGAGCCGTACAAAGCCAAAACAACGggttggttttaaaaattcaatgaTTTTGGACACCAAACCTACAAGTGACGGTCGG ATGAACAAGGTTACGTTTAATTTCACTCCAGAGATTAAATATCAG ATCTTTGCTCTCAAACCGGCTGTTCACCAGGCATTTCTTGAACTAGTGCCCAGTAAG ATGACAGCAAAAGACTTCTGGACAAAATATTTCAGAGCTGAATTCCTTCACAGTACAAAGAATGCTGCTGCAATTGCGGCAGAAGCTGCTGAGGATGAGGAACTGGCAATTTTTTTAAAGGAGGATGAAATATTGGCAAGGGAAGCTCGTCAGAAG ATTCGACAGGTTGATCCAACTTTGGATATGGAAGCTGACCAAGGGGATGATTATACACATCTTCCT GATCATGGGATCTTTCGTGATGGTAGCAAGGACATCACTGAACTACAGAATGAGCAATACAGGAGGACTTTATCACAAGACCTTAACAGGCAAGGGGCTGTTGTTCTTCAAGGCAGAACTGTTG ATGGGGATTTAGAAGATCCAAATAATGTTGCAGAGGCACTTATGCGGTCAAGACAGG AGCCTGATGAGAGTGCTGTGCAGGAGAGACTTGATAGGATTACTCGGATGAATGAGATAGATGACCTTCGAGAACCTCGCGATCATCGTGTTGCTCAATTATGTATTAAG GATCCTCGAGACTACTTTGACACGCAACAAGCTAATGCACTTAAAGCTTTGGATGACTCACGAATAGGAACGGAACAAAAAAAATGCAGCATGACTACTGAGGAAGCATATGGCTCCTTGAAGGAGTCTATATCTAAAATTAAGAGCATTGGATTGAAAAATTCCACTGTTGCACCAGAAATTGCTCTTATG GTTCTTAATGGACTGACTCAGAATATTTCTAGTACCAAGTATCAACTCGGAAAGAATCCTCGGGAGAGTATTCTGGACAGTTTGCCAAACAAAACGAAAGAGGAACTGCTGCAT CATTCGATGTCCATTCAAGAATTACTGCGGCATTTTTGGTCTACATATCCAATTACAACAGCTTATCTTTCTACAAAG GTAGGCAAACTGAAGGATGCCATGTCACAAATCTATCGACAGCTAGAG GAGATAAAGGAATCAGACTTCCGGCACCAGGTTTCTCTCCTTGTTCGGCCAATGCATCAG GCACTTGATGCGGCTTTTCAACATTACGAATCTGACTTACAGAAAAGAGCTGCAACTGTTGCAAGGATGCCGAATGGAAATGCATAG
- the LOC126632855 gene encoding general transcription and DNA repair factor IIH subunit TFB1-1-like isoform X6 has product MSSSSSSSSRRVVKRAQYKDAARLKNPGIPGVLTMVENKFVFKPNDPTSTQTLDVKFRHIKGHKNTKEGSKQAPLLNLSSSREVKSYIFEFQSFPDLHECRDFVANALSKASEAAKTGPKKDGVTLPDEQLSAAEMELRMKLLQEDSELQKLHMQFVISGVLTESEFWATRKKLLDGESRTKPKQRVGFKNSMILDTKPTSDGRMNKVTFNFTPEIKYQIFALKPAVHQAFLELVPSKMTAKDFWTKYFRAEFLHSTKNAAAIAAEAAEDEELAIFLKEDEILAREARQKIRQVDPTLDMEADQGDDYTHLPDHGIFRDGSKDITELQNEQYRRTLSQDLNRQGAVVLQGRTVDGDLEDPNNVAEALMRSRQEPDESAVQERLDRITRMNEIDDLREPRDHRVAQLCIKDPRDYFDTQQANALKALDDSRIGTEQKKCSMTTEEAYGSLKESISKIKSIGLKNSTVAPEIALMVLNGLTQNISSTKYQLGKNPRESILDSLPNKTKEELLHHSMSIQELLRHFWSTYPITTAYLSTKAN; this is encoded by the exons atgtctTCTTCATCGTCCTCGTCGTCGAGGCGAGTGGTGAAGCGTGCACAATACAAGGATGCAGCAAGATTAAAGAACCCTGGCATTCCCGGCGTTTTAACTATG GTTGAGAACAAGTTTGTGTTCAAGCCAAACGATCCCACGTCTACCCAAACCCTTGATGTGAAGTTTAGACATATTAAAG GTCACAAAAACACTAAGGAGGGATCCAAGCAAGCACCTTTGCTTAATCTCAGCAGCAGTCGTGAG GTTAAAAGTTACATTTTTGAGTTTCAAAGTTTTCCCGATCTTCATGAATGCCGTGATTTTGTAG CCAATGCCCTATCTAAGGCTTCAGAAGCTGCAAAAACTGGTCCTAAAAAAGATGGAGTTACATTGCCTGATGAACAACTCAGTGCAGCGGAAATGGAGCTCCGTATGAAGCTATTGCAAGAAGACAG TGAACTGCAGAAACTTCATATGCAGTTTGTAATCAGTGGTGTTTTGACAGAATCTGAGTTCTGGGCAACTAGGAAG AAGTTGCTTGATGGAGAGAGCCGTACAAAGCCAAAACAACGggttggttttaaaaattcaatgaTTTTGGACACCAAACCTACAAGTGACGGTCGG ATGAACAAGGTTACGTTTAATTTCACTCCAGAGATTAAATATCAG ATCTTTGCTCTCAAACCGGCTGTTCACCAGGCATTTCTTGAACTAGTGCCCAGTAAG ATGACAGCAAAAGACTTCTGGACAAAATATTTCAGAGCTGAATTCCTTCACAGTACAAAGAATGCTGCTGCAATTGCGGCAGAAGCTGCTGAGGATGAGGAACTGGCAATTTTTTTAAAGGAGGATGAAATATTGGCAAGGGAAGCTCGTCAGAAG ATTCGACAGGTTGATCCAACTTTGGATATGGAAGCTGACCAAGGGGATGATTATACACATCTTCCT GATCATGGGATCTTTCGTGATGGTAGCAAGGACATCACTGAACTACAGAATGAGCAATACAGGAGGACTTTATCACAAGACCTTAACAGGCAAGGGGCTGTTGTTCTTCAAGGCAGAACTGTTG ATGGGGATTTAGAAGATCCAAATAATGTTGCAGAGGCACTTATGCGGTCAAGACAGG AGCCTGATGAGAGTGCTGTGCAGGAGAGACTTGATAGGATTACTCGGATGAATGAGATAGATGACCTTCGAGAACCTCGCGATCATCGTGTTGCTCAATTATGTATTAAG GATCCTCGAGACTACTTTGACACGCAACAAGCTAATGCACTTAAAGCTTTGGATGACTCACGAATAGGAACGGAACAAAAAAAATGCAGCATGACTACTGAGGAAGCATATGGCTCCTTGAAGGAGTCTATATCTAAAATTAAGAGCATTGGATTGAAAAATTCCACTGTTGCACCAGAAATTGCTCTTATG GTTCTTAATGGACTGACTCAGAATATTTCTAGTACCAAGTATCAACTCGGAAAGAATCCTCGGGAGAGTATTCTGGACAGTTTGCCAAACAAAACGAAAGAGGAACTGCTGCAT CATTCGATGTCCATTCAAGAATTACTGCGGCATTTTTGGTCTACATATCCAATTACAACAGCTTATCTTTCTACAAAG GCAAACTGA